Genomic window (Cryptococcus decagattii chromosome 10, complete sequence):
GATGGGTAACTGATCACTCACGGGATGAACATTCCCTTGTGATACGCTGCGATACCGTTACCCAAACCCACCATCGCAAACTCTCTAATACCAAAGCGGATTTGTCTGCCGGTGTAGTCCCCCAGTCCCGAAGCAGGCTATGGACAATGTCAGTCTTCAAATCAAATGTTCCAAAATCCATAGGTTATACTCACGTTCTGGAATTCTACTTGGCCATCGAAATTGACAAAGGTGGATTCGAGGAGATCCGCCGAGCCAGCAACGAAGGTGTTGTTCTTGGGTACCAACGTTTGAACTACGATTCCACTTGACTTCCTGGTAGGCTGCTCTCCTTGCGGAAGGTCCTTTTTGGCTGGCAACAAGGTTTCCCAACCATCTGGAGCAAATTTGCCGTTCATCCGATCAATAAGCTGTTTATACAAGTCCGGATAAGCCTTCGAATAGGATTCGAATTTTTTGTTCCACTCTTCATTTGCCCTTGCACCCTTGATTTTGCACTCGGCAAAATACTCGTATGCCTTGTCGGGAATAACGAATTTCTTCACAGGATCGAATCCAAGTTGAGTTTTGACGTATTCCACTTCGTTGTCTCCCAAAGCTTGACCGTGAGCTGGTCCAGTGTTGGCCTTTCGTGAGGAGTACCCAATAACAGTGCGTATGTTAACCAGACTCGGTTTCCCTTTGAAGTGCTTGGCTTTGTCGAGCCCTTCTAGGATCGCGGCAAGCTGTTACGCACATCAGTTATGATCTGGCTTTACAATTCAACACTCACATCATTCGAGCCATCATAGACGTCAATGACATTCCAGCCTTGAGCTTCGAGCTTCTTCGAAGTGTTCTCGGTAAAACAGTTGTCGATTCGGCCGTCTACCGTGACAGCATTGTTGTCGTATACCAGGATCAAATTATCCAATCCCAAATGCCCTGCCAGCGAAATGGCTGCAGAACGTTAGCACCCGAACTTGGTCACAGCCCTCCAAGAAAGACATACCCTCCTGTCCAACACCTTCTTGTAAACAGCCGTCACCGGTGAAACACCAGATCTTATTGTCCACTATATCCAATCCCTCCCTGTTGTATGTGGCCGCAAGCTGCTTTGATGCAATTGCCATTCCGACTGCGTTGGAGATACCCTGTCCGAGGGGTCCAGTTGTCACCTCGATACCTGCAATTGTCAATCACATCATCGCTTTGCTCAAATTCCACATGCCTGGGTATTCGATTTCAGGGTGTCCCGCCGCCATAGATCCTGAAGTTGTAGGGGAGTGATACGTCTTGATTTGATCCAATGTCCAAGCATCGTAGCcggaaagatgaaggaaaatgTATTGAAAAAGGCAAGCATGTCCAGCCGAAAGAACGAAGCCTAGCGGATCTCAGCTCATGCAGTTCTCCACGACTCAACGTACGGTCTCGATTGAACCACTCGGGATTTAGAGGGTTGTATCTCATCGCATATCTCCACAAGGCAATCCCTATGGCTGAAGCTCCCATGACCGTACCGGGATGACCACCTTTGTACTGCGAGAACTTAATAATCAAAATCTTGCGGAAGCCGGAAACTGAACCTACCTGCTGACACAAGTCTGCCGCAAGACATCGTATCGTGTTCAGCACCAattgctcttctttttcctgcTAATATGTCAGCCCAACTAGGCGTCAGTTGAAAAGCGCACTCACAGGAACTATCTTGTTGGTTGTTCGAGCCTCTCTGCTCAGCTCTCCATGCCCATTTGTGTCTTGGATAACCGTCATGCTGCTATGCATTGCTTACTGTCTCAAATTCGACAGTGTAGACTGTCAATTAATCAAGCATGTTATTTATGAGCGAGAAATACAACTTTGTCCCCTACCAAACCTGATATCCGTCAAGCTTCGTTTATCTCGGACCGAGGTTGTAGGACCGTGCGTAAAGTGCGGACTGCCATATTGCGTTCGGCGTTGAAATTGCTGAACATGAGTTACGGAAGTAGCTTTGAGCGGACCGAGGAGCTTTGGGCAAGGCTCGGGATCTGAATCCGTAATGTCAATGCCGCGGTCCATGAGTGAAAagtcaacaacaacaatgCTAAGGGCTTGGCCGACAGCCATGTCGCTTTTCAGAACGCAGATCGCACGGAgaattttttttttacgTCTCTTGAGCATGTATTCGGATATATGCATCCAGAAAAATGCATGCAAATTATTTCAGGTGAACCCCTTTCAGCAAAGTGATAATATCAAAGCTGTGCATTGCTGTTAACGTAGAAAAGGATATAATATGCATGACAGTGCCATCAAGAAGCCTGCGAAAAGACACTTCATGCCCTGTATGGTAGTGCGAGGGCACAATAATTAAGCACACaaagaatgatgatggcCTCGGCCCTCTGGGATCAACATCACTAGTGCATTGCATAAAGCTACAGAAAATTGAAACGACTAAAATGCGGTATGACCACCATCCACGAGCAGATCCGCGCCGGTGACGAAACTGGAAGCGTTACTGAGCAAGAACAAGAGTGGTCCTCGATATTCATCAGGAGTGGACAGACGATTGAGCATGCTTCCTCGCAGCCACTCTTGCTCGAGATCGGGTAGCTCAACGAGAAGCCCATCTGTCATGGCTGTCCTGATATATCCTGGAGAGAGAGTCTAGTGCAGCGGTTAGCTTGGAACTCTCCCGACGTAGAGGACACAGAACAAGACGTACGTTAACTCGAATTCCATATTGACCCCACTCGGCTGCGACGCTGCGACAGAGTTGCAAGAGAGCCGATTTTGAGGTGTTGTAAGCCATGCAAGTTAGACCTGGGTCGCTTTAGCCTTTGTTTTTTTCAAAGTTCCCTTAACTCACCCTTGTTGGCAATAGACCCAGACATAGAGGCTGTAATGACGATGCTACCCGCAATGTTACGTGCTTTCATTTCCCTAGCAGCCGCCTGCACCGTTAAGAAGGTTCCTGTGTTTGGTCAGCTTCATCCTGATGCATAGTTATGGATGTACCTGTAACATTAACTTCCATGATTCGTCTGAAATCCTTGGCGGGATAATCTAACGCCGGAATCATTTGTTGGATTCCCGCTGCTGCAAAGAGTCCTTTAACCGGGTAAGAACATGTCGAGTAGATGTCAGCGAAAGTAGATGTAACGGCCTCTTCGTCAGTGATGTCAAGACGGCGATATTCAATCTTGCTTCCGAATTCTTTTGCGGTGCGCTGTGCAAGGCTCCACTCATCTGCGACAGGAGAGGGGAGAATGTCGACACAATAGACGTGGCCGGCAGAAGCCTCAAGGAGTGAGATGGCCATGGCCAAACCGAGACCTCGGGCACCACCAGTAACGATAACTCCTTGTTTAGCTAAGGAGAACAATTG
Coding sequences:
- a CDS encoding transketolase; the encoded protein is MHSSMTVIQDTNGHGELSREARTTNKIVPEKEEQLVLNTIRCLAADLCQQYKGGHPGTVMGASAIGIALWRYAMRYNPLNPEWFNRDRFVLSAGHACLFQYIFLHLSGYDAWTLDQIKTYHSPTTSGSMAAGHPEIEYPGIEVTTGPLGQGISNAVGMAIASKQLAATYNREGLDIVDNKIWCFTGDGCLQEGVGQEAISLAGHLGLDNLILVYDNNAVTVDGRIDNCFTENTSKKLEAQGWNVIDVYDGSNDLAAILEGLDKAKHFKGKPSLVNIRTVIGYSSRKANTGPAHGQALGDNEVEYVKTQLGFDPVKKFVIPDKAYEYFAECKIKGARANEEWNKKFESYSKAYPDLYKQLIDRMNGKFAPDGWETLLPAKKDLPQGEQPTRKSSGIVVQTLVPKNNTFVAGSADLLESTFVNFDGQVEFQNPASGLGDYTGRQIRFGIREFAMVGLGNGIAAYHKGMFIPIMSTFFMFWIYAAPAARMAALQQLRFIGIATHDSIGIGEDGPTHQPIALAAFYRALPNINLIRPADAEECMGMWLLALSEQSANTPSIFALSRQPVPLLSGTDRAKVAQGAYVVYGDDKNPDITIIATGAEVARAIESAKLLKSVKKVRVVSMPSQKHFDNQTAEYRESILKSSIALVIAIEAWASYGWARYAHASLSMHTFGHSAPQQQLYEHFGFSPKAMAEKIDEWAAKWQSKGGRPGLGDFEELLLGYTQH